AGGCCCTCAAGGGGGCCAGCCTCACGGTGGAGCGGGGGGAGGTGGTGGTGATCATGGGGCCGTCGGGCTCGGGGAAGAGCACCTTCATCCGCACCTTCAATGCCCTCGAGGAATTCCAGCAGGGCAGCATCCACATCGACGGACGCCCCCTCTCCGCCGACCTGCGCGACATCGACGCCATCCGCCGCGAGGTGGGCATGGTGTTCCAGCAGTTCAACCTCTTCCCCCACCTCACGGTGCTGGAGAACCTCACCCTGGCGCCGGTGCTGGTGCGGCGCCGCAGCCGGGCCGAGGCCCAGGCGCGGGCCATGCAGCTGCTGGAGCGGGTGGGCATCGCCGAGCAGGCCGGCAAATTCCCGGGCCAGCTCTCCGGCGGCCAGCAGCAGCGGGTGGCGATCGCCCGCTCGCTGTGCATGGATCCCCAGCTGATGCTCTTCGATGAGCCCACCAGCGCCCTCGATCCCGAGATGGTGCGGGAGGTGCTGGAGGTGATGCAGGGTCTGGCCGCCGACGGCATGACCATGGTGGTGGTGACCCACGAGGTGAGGTTCGCCCGGCAGGTGGCCCACCGGGTGGTGCTGATGGATGGGGGCGAGGTGGTGGAGGTGGCGCCGCCGGAGCGGTTCTTCTCCAACCCCGGCCACCAGCGCACCCGGCGCTTCCTCGACCAGATCCTCTGAGGGCAGCGGCATGGCGCAACAGCATCCCCGGGCCCGGCGCCACCACAGCGAACACCACCGCACCGACCGCGTGGGCTGGATGCGGGCCATGGTGCTCGGGGCCAACGACGGCACCATCTCCGTGGCCAGCCTGGTGGTGGGCATCGCCGCCGCCGGCGCCGGCCGCAGCGAGATCCTGCTCTCCGGAGTGGCGGCCACGGTGGCGGGCGCCCTGTCGATGGCCGCAGGCGAGTACGTGTCGGTGCAGTCGCAGGCCGACACGGAGCAGGCCGACCTGGCCCGCGAGCGAATGGAACTCCACACCGATCCGGCCGGGGAGCTGATCGAGCTCACCGACATCTACGTGGAGCGGGGTCTGGAGCGGGAGCTGGCCGCCCAAGTGGCGCTGCAGCTGATGCGGCACGACCCGCTGGCCGCCCATGCCCGCGACGAACTCGGACTCACCGAACACCTGCGGGCCAGGCCTGTTCAGGCGGCCCTCTCCTCTGCTGCCAGCTTCATCCTCGGCTCCCTGGTGCCAATCCTGGCGATCCTGCTGGCACCCGCGGGGCGGATCGCCGCCGCCACCACGCTCACGGCCCTGCTGGTGCTGGCGGGGCTGGGGGCCCTGGCCGCCTGGGCCGGCGGCGCCTCCCTGCGCCAGGGGGCGCTGCGGATGCTGGTGTGGGGCGCCCTGGCCATGGGGCTCACTGCCGCGGTGGGAAAGCTGTTCGGCACCACGGTGTGATCCAAGGGGTGATCCAAGGGTGTGATCCGGGAGGCCTTTCCATGCGGCCCATGGCGCATGGGACAACGGGAGCCTGGATTCTCGGTTCAACCCCGTTCTGCCCATGATCAACGCTCCCGGGGCGGCTTTGGCTGGAGCCATACCCTGCGGACTTCGCCGCGACATCTCAGCCTGAACCGTCTTCCATGGAGTCTGAGCCTTCCATGGGGCTCGATGGGGTCGATTCACGAAGAATCCCGTTCACGATGGGTCTGAGTACCTCAACCATCGAGGCCATGACAACCTCTGCAGAGAGCTCATCCACGACCGGAAACTCCTGGTCACAATAGTCAGGCCCAAAACGCTCGCCCATGTAGGCATTCTCCTGAAGAAGAAATTCCTTGCAGGAAGCGAGCTCCTTGGAAGTAAGCAAGAATTTTTGCCCGTTATTCAATAAGCTCATGATTCTGTAGTGCGACTCATTCAGCCTCCCTTCAAGAATGGCAGGATATCTTTGATTGATCAGATTCTGCATCCGCACTGCAAGATTACCTTTTGACTGATTGGCTTCTACAATCGAATAGCGATGAAGGGCTTTCACACCAACTTGGTCGAACAAGAATCCGACAGGGCCACGCCTGTGGGAGCAGGCCTTGGAAAAGGGATGAATGGTGATCGCCTCGCCAAACACAGCAAGCAGCCGCTCAAGAGTTTGACGTTGACTGGTTATCCATGCGGTATTGTTGAAATCGAAAGATCTCCCTGCCTTGATCATTTGCTGCAGGGCCGAACAGTGAAATGAATAGGGAGATCGCACCAATGCGATCGCTGACAACCGATGCCCCTTACTGGTGAGCGCATCAGAGAATCTCCGGAGGGCTGTCGCGCTTAGCGATGAAATGTCTTCACCCGGTAAAAGCACATCGCCCGGACCATCCAGCGCCGCATCAAGAACGTTCAAATAATTGACATTAACCCGATCTAGATCCTGGATCTTCCATTTGATGTTCATATGATAGGAAGCTGGATCGTCCGAAAACGCGGAGTACAATGGAATCGAGTGATTACGAATAGCGACGTCAGGCTTTTCGATGCATGCAAACAGGGGGTAGTTGAGTCCTTTCCTCAGCAGGCGCTTTCGATTCTTCTTGCAGGTTCGCTGAAAGGAGCTTGAGGCAGTTTTATGAAGGCCTACATGCAAGTACACGGTCTTGACCTGCATCGTATTCAATGAATCGCCCCGGTAAAACGTGCGGCAGGCAAAATGCCATACACCGATGACCGATGTTAACTCATTCTACGAAACCACGATCAACCCAATCACTGTCATGGATGACCTGGGTTTGGTCTTGGGTTGACCTCTTCCCATTCGAAGCATGCTGTAGATGACGAGCAGGCCGTCTATCTGGAGGCCGTCACCGCAAGGACGATCAGCATGGCAAAGCGATCTCCCATCCCTGGGCCATCCCACGCTGCCGGGCCAAGCCCCGATTCAGGCCGTGGAACTCAGTGCCTCGGCTTGTTCTGCCAGCGCATCAGCCCCAGCCGCCGGGCGATGCCCTCGAAGGGCTTGAGGTAGGCGGCTTCATGGGGCTGGCCGGTGAGCATCCGGTTCCAGTAGATCCAGGGGAAGCCGAAGCGCTCCAGCAGCCAGGTGAACCAGCGCTCCTTCACCGGGTTCACCAGAAAGCTGCTCACCGGCTGCTGGCGGTAGTCGAACTCCAGCAGCATCACCGAGTGGTCGCTGGTGATCAGGGGGCAGGCGCTGTAGCCGTCGTAGCCGGGCTGTGGGGCGCGGCCCTCGAGCACGGCCAGCACATTGGCCGCCACCACCGGAGCCTGCAGGCGCACCGCCGCCGCCGTCTTGGCGGTGGGGAAGGAGCCCACATCGCCGATGGCGAACACATGGGGGTAGCGAGGGTGCTGGCCCGTGCGGGGATCCACCTCCACCCAGCCCTCCTCGGGGTTCACGGCCAGGGGGCTGCGGGCCACCACCTCCGGCGCTGCCATCGGTGGCACCACATGCAGCAGATCGAAGCCGATCACCTCCTCGCGCTCCGGCTGCCCGGGCTCCGCCACCCGGAAGGTGGCCATGCGCTCGGCCCCGTTCACCGCCACCAGCTCGTGGTGGTAGCGCACCTCTTCACCGCGCTCGGCGGCGATGGCCACCATCCGCTCGCTGTAGGCCGCCACGGGGAACAGGGCCGGTTGGGCGGTGCAGAAGAGCAGCCGGGAGCGCACGCCCACCCCACTGCGCGCCTTGAACCGCTGATCGGCCAGGTGCATGATCTTCTGGGGAGCCCCGCCGCATTTGATCGGCGTGGCGGGGTGGGTGAAGACCGCCGTGCCGCCCTGGAAGGTCTCCAGGCAGTGGCGGGTGTAACTGGCCAGCGGGCGGCTGTAGATGCTGGTCACGCCATGGCGGCCGAGGCAGGCGTCCAGGCCGCGCACCGCCGACCAGTTCAGCTGGAGGCCCAGGGCCACCACCAGCACGTCGTAGCCCAGGCGCCGGCCATCGGCGAGCTCCACGGCGTCATGGTCGGGATCGAACGCCGCCACGGCGCCATGGATCCAGCGCACCCCGGGGGGCATCACGGCGGCTTCCTGCCGCCGGGTGCTGGCGAGATCCACGAAGCCGCCGGCCACCAGCACCCAGCCCGACTGATAGTCGTGGAAGGGCGACGGTTCGATCACCGCCACCTCGAGGTCGGGGCGCAGCCGCCGCAGCCAGCTGGCCAGGGTGATGCCGCCGGTGCCGCCGCCGGCGATCAGCACCCGGGCATGGAGCTCAGCCACCGGTGGCGGCCTCCAGCGCCTGGGCCACCTCCGGAATGAACACGGCGTACATGCCGCGCAGGTCGCCCGGCTTGAAGTCGAAGGCCCGGTCCTGGGAATAGCGCTCCTTCACGAAGGCCGGCCGGCTGTCCTTGCTGCCGTGGCAGGCCAGGCAGCTGGGCTGCACATCGATGCGGCGGTAGTAGCTCACGCCGGCGGGCTGGCCTGCAGCGGCGGGCTGCCACAGACCCTGGATCTGGGGATGGCGGGAGAACAGATCGATCACCTCCCGCTCCTGGGCGTTGGCGGGGGCGTGGTCGGGGTTGCGGTACTTGGTGGCCACCTGGCGGACGCTCCAGCCGTTCTCCTGGCCGATGGCGGCGGCGCGGCGGCCCACGGGCATGCACACCTCCTTCATGGTGGCCATGGTGGGCTCCTCGGTGCTGCCCTCGAGCGTGGCGGCCAGGCCGATGCGCAGCCGGTCGAGCTGCTCCATCTGGTCCACCGCCTTGGCGAGCACTTCAGGATTCACCGGGGCCTCCGGCGGCGCCGCCAGGGCGGCACAGGGAGCCACACCGATCAGGAAGGCTCCGAGCAGCATGAGGGCGGCGGAGGTGGCCATCAGGGGCCCCAGCCGCCGGATGTTGGAGAGCACAGGGTTCATGGTGAGGTCAGCGAGTGGCGGTTGGGAAAAGGGAGAAAGGCCCGGACGGATCCGGGCCCGGGAGCGACCTTCGGCTCGGTGGGGGTCAAAGTCCCACTAACCGATCGCCGGTGCCGTCAGGGGCACGGCAGCTGTTTCCACCAGGGCCAGATCCAGCGGAAAGTTGTGCACGTTGCGCTCGTGCATCGCCTCGATGCCCAGACCGGCCCGGTTGAGCACATCGGCCCAGGTCTCCACCACCCGGCCCTGGTTGTCGAGGATCGAGTGGTTGAAGTTGAGGCCGTTGAGGTTGAAGGAGAAGCTGGCCACCGCCAGGGCGGCGAACCAGATGCCCACCACCGGCCAGGCGGCCAGGAAGAAGTGCAGGCTGCGGCTGTTGTTGAAGGAGGCGTACTGGAAGATGAGCCGGCCGAAATAGCCATGGGCGGCCACGATGTTGTAGGTCTCCTCCTCCTGGCCGAACTTGTAGCCCCGGTTCTGGCTCTCGGTTTCGGTGGTCTCCCGCACCAGGGAGCTGGTGACCAGCGATCCGTGCATGGCGGAGAACAGGGCCCCGCCGAAGACGCCGGCCACGCCGAGCATGTGGAACGGATGCATCAGCACGTTGTGCTCGGCCTGCAGCACCAGCATGAAGTTGAAGGTGCCGGAGATGCCCAGCGGCATGGCATCGGAGAACGAGCCCTGGCCGATGGCGTACACCAGCAGCACGGCGGTGGCCGCCGCCACGGGGGCCGAGTAGGCCACGGCGATCCAGGGACGCATGCCGAGCCGGTAGCTCAGCTCCCATTCCCGGCCCATCCAGCAGAAGATGCCGATCAGGAAATGGAACACGATCAGCTGGTAGGGGCCGCCGTTGTACAGCCACTCCTCGAGGCTTGTGGCCTCCCAGATGGGATAGAAGTGCAGGCCGATGGCGTTGGTGGTGGGCACCACCGCCGCGGTGATGATGTTGTTGCCGCTCAGCAGCGAGCCGGCCACGGGTTCACGGATGCCGTCGATGTCGACGGGGGGCGCGGCGATGAAGGCAATCACGAAGCAGATCGCCGCCGCCAGCAGTGTGGGGATCATCAGCACGCCGAACCAGCCGATGTAGAGGCGGTTGTCGGTGCTGGTGATCCAGTCCTTGAAGGCTGTCCAGGGTTGGCGCCGCGGGGACGCCAGACGGGTTGTGGTCATCGGATTCCCAGGAACGTGGATCGGGGAGGCCCGGCCCGGCCGCACGGGAGACGCGGGACGAGGACCCTCCGTGCATAACGCTAGCGTTTTAGGCGCCTATCACGGAACAGCCCATATGCGCATTCGTGCTCAACTTCTGCGACGCCTCTGGGCCCTGGCCCTGGGCGGCCTTCTCCTGCTGGGCCCGGCCCTGCCCGCCGGCGCTGTCGGGCCCTCCACCGCAGGGCCCTCCACGCCCGGTCCCACCGTGGCGTTACCCCGCAGCTGGAGGGTGCGCGACCAGAACGGACGGAGCTGGGGGCTGACCCTGCTGCCGGTGGGGGACGCCACGGACCCGGACTCCACTGCTCCCCGGCAGTGGCGCCTGCGCCTCACCGCCCGATCCGCGGGGCTCAGGCCCGACCACCAGGCACCCCTGGTGCTCGCCGATGGGCAGGAGCAGACGTGGAGCCTGGCCAACAGCAGCGGTGAGCTGGTGCCCGAGGCCACCCAACCCTGGCCCGCCGGCGCCGCCCAGTTCAGGGGTGAACTCCTGCAGCCGGCACCGCGGGACGGCTGGCCGCTGGAACTGCGCATCCCGCTGGATCCGGGGGATGGGCCGCCCCTGGATCCCGCCCGGGTGACTCTGGGGCCGGAACCGGCGGCCGTGCTCCAGCAGCTCAGCCGCAGCACGCCCTGACACCGATCCGTTGGCGTTGGTTCAATGGCCCTGGTTTGCGGATCGCCGCCATCGCCGGACCCAGCTCCTGGGTGCTGCTCGCCCTGGGCACCGCCGCCGGTGAAACCGTGCGCGACCTGGCTCTGCGGGCGGTGCTGCGCCACTCGGGCTGGAGCACCCTGAGGGTGATCGGCACCAGCAGCGCGCTGGCGGCCCTGCTTCTCGTGCTGCCCGTGCTGCTGGCGGGCGGCCCGCCGGTGCAGTGGCAGGCCTTCGTGGCGGCCCTGCTGCTGGGGGGGAGCCTCAATGCCCTGGCCTTCTGGGGCTACGGCCGTGCCCTGGCCCTCGAAGATCTCAGCCTGGTGCTGCCCCTGATCAACCTCTCGCCACTGGTGTTGCTGCTGGCGGGCTGGTGGGTGCTCGGGGAGCAGCCCAGCCCCACGGCTGCGCTGGGGGTTGGGCTGCTGGTGCTGGGGGCCCTGCTGCTCGGGCGGGCCGGGCAGCGTCCCGCTGGCATCGGCCTGCACCGGCTGTGGACCAGCGCCGGCTGCCGCTGGATGCTGCTGGTGGCCCTGCTGTGGGGGATCGGCGCCAGCGTCGACAAGCTCGGTGTGCGGGCCGGGGGCAGCCTGCTCTGGGTGATGGCGCTGCAAGCCACGATCGGCGGCACGCTGCTGGGCCTCTCCCTGCCGCTCGCCGCCGGGGCGGCGCCACCGGCCAGGTCTTCGGCCTCGTCTTCGGCCTGGAGAGCGGCCGAGACCCCGGGCTGGCCTGGGGCCCTGAGCCTGGGGCTCCTGCTGGCCGGCTTCGCCGGCGCGGTCGGCACCGTGTGGCAGATGCAGGCGATCAGCCAGACGGCAGTGGTGCACGTGATTGCCCTCAAGCGGCTCAGCACCCTGCTGGGCAGCGGCGCGGGGGTGCTGGCCCTGGGCGAACCCGAAGGGCGGCGGCGACTAGTGGCCGCCGCCCTGATGCTGGCCGGCGCCGCCACCGTGCTCTGGGGTGCCCTCGGCTGAGCGCCTGCGCGCCCGCACCAGCAGACCATCGCGGGGCATGGGGCTGGGGATCACCGCGAGGCCGAGGTCCTGGTTAGGCAGCAAGTCGAGCTCCACATCGCGCAGCAGCCCGATGGTGAGCAGGCGGATCTCCAGTTCAGCCAGGGCCTTGCCCAGGCACACCCGTTCGCCGCCGCCGAAGGGCCAGAGGGGGGAGGTCCAGCTGCCATCGCAGTGGCGCTCGGGCCTGAACGCCTCCGGCGCGCTCTCCTGGCCGCAGGCTCCGTAACGGTTGGAAGACGCCAGCGCCACCTGGATCACCCGGCCGGCCGGCACCGCCACCCCATCCAGCACGAGCGGCTGGCGGGTGCGGCGGAAGAATCCACCCACCGGGGGCACCAGCCGCATCACCTCCCGCACCACTGCATCGAGCCTCACGTCGAGCCGCGGAGCGCCCACGGCCCTGGTGCCGCTGCCGCCGTCCGGGGGCCAGGGGAGCGTGTCGATCTCCTCCAGCAGCCAGACCCGCGGGGCCGGGTGCTGCAGCAGCGCCAGCATCAGACAACTCAACGAGGACGCGGTGGTTTCGTAGCCCGCGAACAGCAGCAACAGCAGCTGTTCCACC
This sequence is a window from Cyanobium sp. PCC 7001. Protein-coding genes within it:
- a CDS encoding amino acid ABC transporter ATP-binding protein, producing the protein MTSPALSSGPILRAEAVHKWYPNGFQALKGASLTVERGEVVVIMGPSGSGKSTFIRTFNALEEFQQGSIHIDGRPLSADLRDIDAIRREVGMVFQQFNLFPHLTVLENLTLAPVLVRRRSRAEAQARAMQLLERVGIAEQAGKFPGQLSGGQQQRVAIARSLCMDPQLMLFDEPTSALDPEMVREVLEVMQGLAADGMTMVVVTHEVRFARQVAHRVVLMDGGEVVEVAPPERFFSNPGHQRTRRFLDQIL
- a CDS encoding VIT family protein, yielding MAQQHPRARRHHSEHHRTDRVGWMRAMVLGANDGTISVASLVVGIAAAGAGRSEILLSGVAATVAGALSMAAGEYVSVQSQADTEQADLARERMELHTDPAGELIELTDIYVERGLERELAAQVALQLMRHDPLAAHARDELGLTEHLRARPVQAALSSAASFILGSLVPILAILLAPAGRIAAATTLTALLVLAGLGALAAWAGGASLRQGALRMLVWGALAMGLTAAVGKLFGTTV
- a CDS encoding FAD/NAD(P)-binding oxidoreductase encodes the protein MAELHARVLIAGGGTGGITLASWLRRLRPDLEVAVIEPSPFHDYQSGWVLVAGGFVDLASTRRQEAAVMPPGVRWIHGAVAAFDPDHDAVELADGRRLGYDVLVVALGLQLNWSAVRGLDACLGRHGVTSIYSRPLASYTRHCLETFQGGTAVFTHPATPIKCGGAPQKIMHLADQRFKARSGVGVRSRLLFCTAQPALFPVAAYSERMVAIAAERGEEVRYHHELVAVNGAERMATFRVAEPGQPEREEVIGFDLLHVVPPMAAPEVVARSPLAVNPEEGWVEVDPRTGQHPRYPHVFAIGDVGSFPTAKTAAAVRLQAPVVAANVLAVLEGRAPQPGYDGYSACPLITSDHSVMLLEFDYRQQPVSSFLVNPVKERWFTWLLERFGFPWIYWNRMLTGQPHEAAYLKPFEGIARRLGLMRWQNKPRH
- a CDS encoding DUF3365 domain-containing protein; translation: MNPVLSNIRRLGPLMATSAALMLLGAFLIGVAPCAALAAPPEAPVNPEVLAKAVDQMEQLDRLRIGLAATLEGSTEEPTMATMKEVCMPVGRRAAAIGQENGWSVRQVATKYRNPDHAPANAQEREVIDLFSRHPQIQGLWQPAAAGQPAGVSYYRRIDVQPSCLACHGSKDSRPAFVKERYSQDRAFDFKPGDLRGMYAVFIPEVAQALEAATGG
- the psbA gene encoding photosystem II q(b) protein — encoded protein: MTTTRLASPRRQPWTAFKDWITSTDNRLYIGWFGVLMIPTLLAAAICFVIAFIAAPPVDIDGIREPVAGSLLSGNNIITAAVVPTTNAIGLHFYPIWEATSLEEWLYNGGPYQLIVFHFLIGIFCWMGREWELSYRLGMRPWIAVAYSAPVAAATAVLLVYAIGQGSFSDAMPLGISGTFNFMLVLQAEHNVLMHPFHMLGVAGVFGGALFSAMHGSLVTSSLVRETTETESQNRGYKFGQEEETYNIVAAHGYFGRLIFQYASFNNSRSLHFFLAAWPVVGIWFAALAVASFSFNLNGLNFNHSILDNQGRVVETWADVLNRAGLGIEAMHERNVHNFPLDLALVETAAVPLTAPAIG
- a CDS encoding EamA family transporter yields the protein MRIAAIAGPSSWVLLALGTAAGETVRDLALRAVLRHSGWSTLRVIGTSSALAALLLVLPVLLAGGPPVQWQAFVAALLLGGSLNALAFWGYGRALALEDLSLVLPLINLSPLVLLLAGWWVLGEQPSPTAALGVGLLVLGALLLGRAGQRPAGIGLHRLWTSAGCRWMLLVALLWGIGASVDKLGVRAGGSLLWVMALQATIGGTLLGLSLPLAAGAAPPARSSASSSAWRAAETPGWPGALSLGLLLAGFAGAVGTVWQMQAISQTAVVHVIALKRLSTLLGSGAGVLALGEPEGRRRLVAAALMLAGAATVLWGALG